From Leptospira venezuelensis, a single genomic window includes:
- a CDS encoding LPS-assembly protein LptD, with product MRPWIRNCLFLLFLPTLLWGQPVDLGPRGSGADSNSEDDTQRSVVKTRNRLLNKSVELLSEREVDEQLENLGLSREGSIYTRRKRLKAALGEKEDNKPDLAALAGTSKKDLPMVIENAAEGELMRVDQTKGGVLVLRGRVRIKLRSGTLEAETISVDSDRQEVYAEGGIKFEDGRAKITGDKFIYDYRLDKGVVYNTKGAIAPAYFFGEKIKKLDDKRYMLEIGYFTTCNAEKPHYSFKVDKVVLYQDRTVVGTNVRFQVGGTTVFWLPFFYNNNLGNGWTTQAGKNNTQGLFVQNSLQWSTIPTFAWTPMGYKARADFYEKTGQAFQLEMWRQSNNLNYLIDIGFANHKAYQITSGFEDRFANYGLGTSAVTNQVDKGNYWGTNIPNIGEDRDPWWKGRIFLNSKMNNTEKDVTRNLSVQYENFTNRLFEYEYGNRYQPSNSLQSLYTFRDVRYGYVRNNLEWKLDYTENRGDLSVNINMKRNMLFYNLSPLTKSGYFPTVDVLPSVTIKNSSEITRLPYFETPVYWDVYLTNTLMRFYGVPTQEKLKIPTSDGSYDNPNGDYKDNLLRTQNFLQGETGFRTSMNFGSYVSLAPSVYYGAKKQSAQLPAGNADTVSTNFTSLERSLSRDSYQYFRTNTNLRIGAPVLFFNTTYRKLEAEKPELQDPILMKNRQHELELSLESYALENFEISLKTIRDLRTFSDEYQPQPTSQERWYYTVFRFAGYIDFLDGFSKRKRTLLERKRSFYTGIFFNNDFVYHTPLHRPLSNNFTLSYKMGGFRLPFLRYIRELEVGGTWYHIYYASMMDNYRIYAKASIDITREFGFEAEIDSRVTEPWRYTNQTDNYYYQRYILNTDPTSPFTSMNMNHTNIGQDIINGSGINGTQARQTTAMNVNRAMAVLKYNLHTMNFRLGLSSDLRSVPGGTTGASQVTFYDQSIFFSISLTDFSLGQEDSSQLSRIRLFRFRKRPLKTGYTEGVESE from the coding sequence ATGCGCCCCTGGATCCGAAATTGTCTATTTTTACTTTTTTTGCCCACCTTACTATGGGGGCAGCCGGTCGACCTAGGCCCTAGGGGTTCTGGGGCTGATTCGAACTCCGAAGACGATACCCAAAGGTCAGTTGTTAAGACCAGAAACCGTCTTTTAAATAAATCCGTTGAACTACTTAGCGAAAGAGAAGTGGATGAACAGCTGGAAAACTTAGGTCTTTCCAGAGAAGGTTCCATCTATACCAGACGTAAAAGATTAAAAGCTGCTTTGGGCGAGAAGGAAGATAATAAGCCTGACCTCGCCGCGTTAGCCGGAACATCTAAAAAGGATCTTCCGATGGTAATCGAGAACGCCGCAGAAGGTGAACTCATGAGAGTGGACCAGACTAAGGGTGGTGTTTTAGTTTTAAGAGGTAGAGTTCGTATCAAACTTAGATCAGGAACTCTGGAAGCAGAAACTATCTCTGTGGATTCAGATCGCCAAGAAGTATATGCTGAGGGCGGGATCAAATTTGAAGATGGTCGAGCTAAAATCACTGGTGATAAATTTATCTATGATTATCGATTAGATAAGGGTGTTGTTTATAATACCAAGGGTGCGATTGCACCTGCTTACTTCTTCGGAGAAAAAATCAAAAAATTAGATGATAAGCGATATATGTTGGAGATAGGATACTTCACAACATGTAATGCAGAGAAGCCTCACTATTCTTTCAAAGTGGATAAGGTTGTTCTTTACCAAGATAGGACGGTTGTCGGAACTAACGTTCGATTCCAGGTAGGAGGTACAACAGTATTTTGGCTTCCATTCTTCTATAATAATAACTTGGGGAACGGTTGGACCACACAAGCTGGTAAGAATAATACACAAGGTTTATTCGTCCAAAACTCATTGCAGTGGTCTACTATCCCGACTTTTGCCTGGACACCAATGGGTTATAAGGCCAGAGCAGACTTCTACGAAAAGACAGGACAAGCCTTCCAGTTGGAAATGTGGAGGCAAAGTAATAATCTAAACTATTTGATAGATATAGGTTTTGCAAATCATAAGGCCTACCAGATTACTTCTGGTTTTGAGGATAGATTCGCTAATTACGGTTTAGGAACAAGTGCTGTTACTAATCAAGTTGATAAGGGGAATTATTGGGGGACCAATATCCCTAATATTGGAGAAGATAGAGATCCTTGGTGGAAGGGTAGAATATTCCTAAATTCCAAGATGAATAATACGGAAAAGGACGTTACCCGAAACCTATCGGTTCAATATGAGAACTTTACAAATCGTTTATTCGAATACGAATACGGGAATAGATACCAGCCAAGTAACAGTTTACAATCATTATATACGTTCAGAGATGTTCGTTATGGATACGTTCGTAATAATTTAGAATGGAAATTAGATTATACAGAGAATAGGGGAGATCTTTCCGTTAATATCAACATGAAGAGGAATATGCTCTTCTATAACCTTTCTCCTCTCACTAAGTCTGGCTATTTTCCTACAGTGGATGTTCTTCCATCCGTTACGATCAAGAATAGTTCTGAGATTACTAGGCTTCCTTATTTTGAAACTCCAGTTTATTGGGACGTGTATTTAACGAATACATTGATGAGATTTTACGGAGTTCCTACCCAAGAAAAATTGAAAATACCTACCTCCGATGGAAGTTATGATAATCCGAATGGAGACTATAAGGATAATCTTCTAAGGACTCAAAACTTCTTACAGGGTGAGACTGGATTTAGGACTTCTATGAATTTTGGAAGTTATGTGTCCTTGGCTCCAAGCGTATATTATGGTGCTAAAAAACAATCAGCTCAATTACCTGCGGGAAATGCTGACACTGTTTCAACGAACTTTACTTCTTTAGAAAGAAGTTTATCAAGGGATAGTTACCAATATTTTAGAACAAACACCAACTTAAGAATTGGTGCTCCGGTCCTATTTTTTAATACTACATATCGTAAGTTAGAAGCGGAGAAGCCTGAATTACAGGATCCAATTCTAATGAAAAATCGTCAGCATGAGCTGGAACTTTCTTTGGAAAGTTATGCTCTCGAGAATTTTGAAATTTCCCTTAAGACCATTCGAGATCTTAGAACATTTTCGGATGAATACCAGCCTCAGCCTACAAGCCAGGAGAGATGGTATTATACAGTATTCCGTTTCGCAGGTTATATAGATTTCCTGGATGGGTTCAGCAAAAGAAAAAGAACTCTTCTGGAGAGGAAAAGAAGTTTTTATACAGGTATATTCTTTAATAACGATTTTGTGTATCATACACCTCTGCATCGTCCTTTGTCTAATAACTTCACCCTCTCTTATAAGATGGGCGGATTTAGACTTCCGTTTTTAAGATATATCCGTGAGTTGGAAGTGGGTGGAACTTGGTATCATATATATTATGCTTCCATGATGGATAATTATCGGATCTATGCTAAGGCAAGTATTGATATTACGAGAGAGTTTGGGTTTGAGGCGGAAATAGATTCAAGGGTTACTGAACCTTGGAGATATACCAACCAAACGGACAATTATTATTACCAAAGATATATTTTGAATACGGATCCAACTTCACCTTTTACTTCGATGAATATGAACCATACGAATATTGGTCAGGATATTATCAATGGTTCCGGGATCAATGGGACCCAGGCAAGACAAACAACAGCTATGAACGTAAACCGCGCAATGGCAGTTTTAAAATATAATCTGCATACTATGAATTTCAGATTAGGTCTAAGTAGTGATCTTAGGTCCGTGCCGGGGGGAACTACTGGAGCGAGTCAGGTTACCTTTTACGACCAGTCCATTTTCTTCTCCATATCTTTAACGGATTTCAGTTTGGGTCAGGAAGATTCTTCCCAGCTATCTAGAATCCGTCTATTTAGATTTAGAAAACGTCCTCTTAAGACAGGTTATACAGAAGGAGTTGAGTCAGAATAG
- a CDS encoding undecaprenyl-phosphate glucose phosphotransferase produces MLKERSQTFKLLFVFLDLTFSLGSCVFAFLLRFYVGDPTGVDRSYIDLESYFILGSVLSVSQVIVFLFIDLYHPRRGLSFLDEFLAIFGGVFLNLLFVLSMLFFFRGDFGSERFSRSFILVFAGTNIFSIGLLHLLARQFLRYLRSKGYNLRRVLVIGTRETAARFADSVQRHQIYGYQIIGYVSSGSSKAIRKDMVLLGKTDKIEKVLSEIKPDLVVYALNNAEGDCLETVLDACDTEGIDLKVIPGFQEFIKAKGRVDEMDGLPVISIRNIPVRLGYNRAIKRSFDILFSLFFIILFSPVFLIIALLIKLTSRGPVFYHQERVGLDNKSFKMLKFRSMVVQTKSQSETTWTVQNDPRVTGIGKILRKTSLDEIPQFFNVLLGDMSVVGPRPERPHFVEKFKTDHRHYMRRHAVKAGITGLAQVKGLRGDTSIDDRIDADIYYIENWSLWLDIKIILLTPLKGVMDKNAY; encoded by the coding sequence ATGCTAAAAGAAAGAAGCCAAACTTTTAAATTATTATTCGTCTTCTTGGACCTGACCTTCTCATTGGGAAGTTGTGTATTCGCATTTCTTCTTCGGTTTTATGTAGGAGATCCAACCGGAGTAGATAGATCATATATTGATCTCGAAAGTTATTTTATATTAGGTTCTGTTCTTTCTGTTTCACAAGTAATCGTTTTCTTATTTATAGATCTATATCATCCAAGAAGAGGATTATCTTTCTTAGATGAGTTCCTTGCGATTTTTGGAGGAGTATTCTTAAATTTACTCTTCGTATTATCTATGTTATTCTTCTTCCGAGGTGATTTCGGAAGCGAAAGATTTTCTCGTTCATTTATTTTAGTTTTTGCAGGGACAAATATATTTTCTATAGGGCTTCTTCATCTTCTTGCCCGCCAATTTTTGAGATATCTTAGAAGTAAGGGATATAATTTACGTAGGGTGCTTGTTATCGGAACAAGAGAGACCGCTGCTCGTTTTGCTGATTCAGTTCAAAGACACCAGATCTACGGTTATCAGATAATAGGTTATGTAAGTTCAGGAAGTTCCAAAGCCATTCGTAAGGACATGGTGCTCCTAGGAAAGACTGACAAAATAGAAAAAGTTTTATCAGAGATTAAACCTGATCTTGTTGTTTATGCTTTAAATAATGCAGAAGGGGACTGTTTAGAAACCGTTTTGGATGCATGTGATACAGAAGGTATCGATTTAAAAGTAATCCCTGGTTTCCAAGAGTTCATCAAGGCAAAAGGAAGAGTCGATGAGATGGATGGCCTTCCGGTAATTTCTATCCGAAACATTCCTGTGCGTCTTGGTTATAATCGAGCAATCAAACGAAGTTTTGATATTCTATTTTCTCTTTTCTTCATTATTCTTTTTTCACCCGTATTTTTGATCATTGCTCTACTGATCAAGTTAACTTCCAGAGGACCTGTATTCTATCATCAGGAAAGAGTGGGTCTGGATAATAAAAGTTTTAAGATGCTTAAGTTTAGAAGTATGGTTGTCCAAACCAAGTCCCAGTCTGAAACTACCTGGACTGTTCAAAATGATCCAAGGGTAACTGGGATTGGTAAAATCTTGCGTAAGACCTCCCTTGACGAAATACCTCAGTTTTTTAATGTGCTTTTAGGAGATATGTCCGTGGTGGGCCCAAGGCCCGAAAGACCCCATTTTGTCGAAAAATTCAAAACGGATCATAGACATTATATGAGAAGGCATGCGGTCAAGGCTGGGATTACCGGTCTTGCTCAAGTCAAGGGTCTGAGAGGAGACACTTCTATCGATGATAGGATAGATGCGGACATCTACTATATAGAAAACTGGTCTCTTTGGTTGGATATTAAAATCATCCTACTTACACCTTTAAAAGGTGTAATGGATAAGAACGCCTATTAA
- a CDS encoding undecaprenyl-diphosphate phosphatase has product MNSYLNAIFRSVIEAITEFLPVSSTGHLFLFSSFYPFTEGADFDDLFDIFIQSGAILSVLVLYRKKFSEQGRSAVRYLLRKEENKEGFLFLIRVTIGFLPIMFAGFLFRGFLDKIKSREDILAILGGAWLVGGILILASEYWFQKREKIKTSQPIGTKDAILIGIFQCLALIPGVSRSGATIVTARFLGKDTRSSAEFSFFVAVPVLFLAGAYKLFKHRAVLNLENLPILSLGFVLSFLLCFFVIKWFLKYLQTHSFTGFGWYRILLGISVLSLYKLVMQG; this is encoded by the coding sequence TTGAATTCATATCTAAACGCAATCTTCCGTAGCGTAATTGAAGCGATTACGGAATTCTTACCGGTGTCCTCCACAGGACACCTTTTCTTATTCTCTTCCTTCTATCCTTTTACGGAGGGAGCGGATTTTGACGACTTATTCGATATATTCATTCAGAGTGGAGCGATCCTGTCTGTGCTTGTTTTGTATCGAAAGAAGTTCTCAGAACAGGGAAGATCAGCAGTACGTTACCTTCTTCGCAAAGAAGAGAACAAGGAAGGATTCCTTTTCTTAATCAGAGTAACGATCGGATTTCTGCCTATTATGTTCGCTGGATTTTTATTCAGAGGATTTTTAGATAAAATCAAATCAAGAGAGGATATCTTAGCGATTTTGGGAGGAGCTTGGCTTGTTGGAGGAATTCTGATCTTAGCTTCGGAGTACTGGTTCCAGAAGAGAGAGAAGATCAAAACAAGTCAGCCTATCGGAACAAAGGACGCAATCCTAATCGGAATCTTCCAATGTTTGGCCCTGATTCCGGGAGTTTCCAGATCGGGGGCTACGATTGTGACAGCTAGATTTTTAGGAAAGGATACCAGAAGTTCAGCTGAGTTCTCATTCTTCGTTGCGGTGCCTGTTTTATTCTTGGCAGGGGCTTATAAATTGTTCAAACATAGAGCGGTGCTAAATTTGGAGAATCTGCCGATCTTAAGTTTAGGTTTTGTTCTTTCTTTTCTACTTTGTTTTTTCGTGATCAAATGGTTCCTAAAATACCTTCAAACCCATTCATTTACAGGGTTTGGCTGGTATCGGATACTTCTTGGGATCTCCGTGCTTTCCCTCTACAAATTAGTGATGCAGGGCTGA
- the panC gene encoding pantoate--beta-alanine ligase, translating into MIVSKDPNEVRNQILSWKSEKLSVGFAPTMGFLHEGHSNLFVRSASENSKTVVSIFVNPAQFNDPEDYAKYPINTEGDLEICKSSKVDLVFLPDKDTMYPGGIPKVELRIPHLMKNLDATTRPGHFEGVLLVLSRLFHTIPADRSYFGKKDYQQYLVVKDFVRALGFPMEVIGVETVRSPEGLALSSRNARLTGPEKEEALLLIRALRLGESLIRQGEKDPAEILTVMKDVLDSSSKIQTDYLEILDANTLEEIPILKGEILLAVAAFLGQVRLIDNLTIKVS; encoded by the coding sequence ATGATCGTATCTAAGGATCCAAACGAAGTCAGAAATCAAATACTCTCCTGGAAGTCCGAAAAACTTTCAGTAGGTTTTGCTCCCACTATGGGCTTTTTGCATGAAGGACATTCGAATCTATTTGTTCGTTCTGCTTCCGAAAATTCCAAAACAGTAGTTTCTATTTTTGTGAATCCCGCACAGTTTAACGATCCAGAAGATTATGCAAAATATCCGATCAATACGGAAGGTGATTTAGAAATTTGTAAATCATCTAAGGTAGACTTGGTATTTTTGCCGGATAAGGATACAATGTATCCAGGTGGAATTCCGAAAGTAGAATTACGTATTCCTCATCTAATGAAAAATCTGGATGCAACTACTAGGCCAGGTCATTTTGAAGGTGTCCTTCTCGTTCTTTCTCGTTTATTCCATACAATTCCAGCGGATCGTTCTTATTTTGGTAAGAAGGATTACCAACAATATTTGGTCGTAAAGGATTTTGTTCGAGCGCTTGGTTTTCCAATGGAGGTTATAGGAGTTGAAACAGTTCGCTCCCCAGAAGGGTTGGCGCTTAGTTCTAGGAATGCTCGTTTGACTGGACCAGAAAAAGAAGAAGCATTATTATTAATCCGAGCTCTGAGGCTGGGAGAAAGCCTGATTCGACAAGGTGAAAAAGATCCTGCAGAAATTCTAACTGTGATGAAAGATGTTTTGGATTCTTCTTCGAAAATACAAACGGATTATCTGGAAATTTTGGATGCGAACACATTAGAGGAAATTCCTATACTGAAAGGAGAAATCCTACTCGCTGTTGCTGCCTTTTTGGGGCAGGTAAGATTGATCGATAATCTAACCATAAAGGTATCTTAA
- the mfd gene encoding transcription-repair coupling factor, which produces MAKSVSTQSDWKKSLEDLFSSVKENTKISSVPNSVHSLLSSVIFQAQKNSKIVISPTNTESEFLYRESLSYLEPELVCYLPGQEVLPYEYMRYPQEMKRERIQALARILSGEKVLVFTSVSGFLKTLPEASALMERSLSVKLGQEIQPENLMRELVRLGYHRVDMCQAFGEFSLKGGILDVFSSFSADPIRIDFFGDEVESIRTFDPETQRSLENLEEAFLLPADEFILTDSQKQAYRNLITNADKSLHLPEIPDDAGGTYYEELIPMVRENKGILSFFKSKPGLVFPDPNGAKERYSHLLREYDALYEKRNKEILCAPPSFLLRDKEESEILENLNGIKFTQLPPSKAEDLVCPLHQAPSFKGKIREVREKLKELKAEGGWKIILTSSFEAQTQRLLGLFESEGIRLLNQETSEPEPILLPNKSKEEVYLAVSEIRNGFLWEEEKLLFLSENDVFGREYKRKTRFKKQNSKAIQSFLDLKEGDFVVHVNHGVGKFLKIERVNAGGKERDFLKLEYYGGDTLFVPLDQISLVQRFVGGTERPRLDSLGKSTWKKTKDRVQKAVEGLAEDLVHMYSNRIKLQGYAFPPDTIYQEEFEAEFEYEETPDQIEAIEAVKKDLESIKPMDRLICGDVGYGKTEVAIRAAFKVAMAGKQILMLAPTTILALQHYNNMKKRFENYPITVELVSRLRTAAETRDVLKRFASGKVDMLIGTHAVLANSVQPKNLGLLIIDEEQRFGVNHKESIKKIKNLVDVLTLTATPIPRTLHMALTGIRELSIIATPPKNRQSVETYVIEEDEEVLRDAIRTELAREGQVFYLYNRVESIEQETKRLNEIVPEAAIGVLHGQMTEDEIEETLVDFYARKFDILVTTTIIESGIDIPNVNTLIVKRADLFGLSQLYQIRGRVGRSDRKAFAYLLLPKDRVVTEDAEKRLNTIYEYQELGSGFKVAMRDLEIRGAGNLLGKEQSGDIMEVGFDLYVQMLEEAIARIKGEEVKIEVRTAINLDSNFFIPESYIPDTRQKIEFYKRFEGARDLDEIEEVTQEMTDRFGEPPEEAKTFLMLEKIRTLASVLGFESVSELGEEIRLKLGTHFLGSYDKIVNLISARMGLTMNPREPNVLLYVPGKANQKDKLVKLVYFLTEMLPDKK; this is translated from the coding sequence ATGGCTAAGTCTGTTTCCACTCAATCCGATTGGAAAAAATCTTTGGAAGATTTATTCTCTTCTGTAAAAGAGAATACAAAAATTTCTTCCGTCCCCAATTCAGTTCATTCACTTCTATCTTCCGTTATCTTTCAGGCTCAGAAAAATTCGAAAATTGTAATCTCTCCTACAAATACAGAATCTGAGTTTTTATATAGAGAATCCTTAAGTTATTTAGAGCCCGAACTTGTTTGTTATCTTCCTGGTCAGGAAGTTTTACCTTATGAGTATATGCGTTATCCTCAGGAAATGAAAAGAGAACGGATACAAGCACTCGCTCGAATCTTATCCGGAGAAAAAGTTTTAGTATTCACTTCTGTTTCCGGTTTTTTGAAAACTCTTCCGGAAGCGTCCGCGCTTATGGAAAGATCTTTGTCTGTTAAATTAGGCCAAGAGATCCAACCAGAAAATTTGATGAGAGAGCTTGTCCGACTTGGCTATCATAGAGTAGATATGTGTCAGGCTTTCGGTGAGTTTAGCTTGAAGGGTGGAATCTTAGATGTATTTTCCTCCTTCTCCGCTGATCCTATTCGGATCGATTTTTTCGGCGATGAAGTAGAGTCCATTCGTACATTCGATCCTGAAACCCAAAGATCGTTAGAAAATTTGGAAGAAGCTTTTCTTCTTCCTGCAGATGAATTCATTCTGACCGATTCCCAAAAGCAAGCATACAGAAATCTAATCACAAACGCAGATAAATCCCTTCATTTGCCAGAAATTCCGGATGATGCAGGCGGGACCTATTACGAAGAATTGATCCCAATGGTCCGGGAGAATAAAGGAATATTATCTTTTTTTAAATCGAAGCCGGGTTTGGTTTTTCCCGATCCAAATGGAGCTAAAGAAAGATATTCTCATCTATTGAGAGAATATGACGCTCTTTATGAAAAAAGAAACAAAGAGATCTTATGTGCACCTCCTTCTTTCCTGTTGAGAGATAAAGAAGAATCCGAAATTTTAGAAAATCTTAATGGTATCAAATTTACACAACTTCCGCCAAGCAAAGCGGAAGATCTGGTTTGTCCTTTGCACCAAGCTCCATCTTTTAAGGGAAAAATCAGAGAAGTTCGTGAAAAACTGAAAGAATTGAAAGCGGAAGGTGGATGGAAGATCATTCTCACTTCTTCTTTTGAAGCGCAGACACAAAGACTTTTGGGACTTTTTGAGTCGGAAGGAATTCGTTTATTAAACCAAGAAACTTCTGAGCCTGAGCCCATTCTTCTTCCTAATAAATCTAAGGAAGAAGTGTATTTAGCAGTTTCCGAAATACGGAACGGATTCTTATGGGAAGAAGAGAAACTTCTGTTCTTATCCGAAAACGATGTATTCGGAAGAGAATATAAACGTAAAACTAGATTCAAAAAACAAAATAGCAAAGCCATCCAAAGTTTTCTAGACTTGAAAGAAGGGGACTTTGTAGTTCACGTAAATCACGGAGTTGGAAAATTTCTTAAAATAGAAAGAGTCAACGCTGGCGGAAAGGAAAGGGACTTTCTAAAATTAGAATATTATGGCGGAGATACGTTATTTGTTCCTTTGGATCAAATTTCCTTAGTCCAAAGGTTTGTAGGTGGAACAGAAAGACCAAGATTAGATAGCCTTGGCAAAAGCACTTGGAAAAAAACGAAGGACAGAGTCCAAAAGGCTGTCGAGGGTCTTGCGGAAGATCTGGTCCATATGTATTCCAATAGGATCAAACTACAAGGGTATGCTTTCCCTCCTGATACAATATATCAGGAAGAATTTGAGGCAGAATTTGAATATGAGGAAACTCCAGATCAGATAGAAGCGATCGAAGCCGTTAAGAAGGATCTTGAATCGATAAAACCAATGGACCGTTTGATCTGCGGAGATGTCGGTTACGGAAAAACAGAGGTTGCGATCCGTGCTGCTTTCAAGGTAGCAATGGCTGGTAAGCAAATCCTAATGCTTGCTCCTACTACAATTCTTGCCTTACAACATTATAATAATATGAAGAAGAGATTTGAGAACTATCCTATTACTGTGGAGTTAGTTTCTCGTCTTAGAACTGCGGCGGAAACTCGTGATGTTCTGAAACGTTTCGCTTCTGGAAAAGTGGATATGCTCATAGGAACCCATGCGGTTTTAGCAAATTCAGTACAACCTAAAAACCTAGGACTTCTAATTATAGATGAGGAACAAAGATTCGGAGTGAACCATAAGGAGTCCATTAAGAAGATCAAAAACCTAGTGGATGTTCTAACTTTGACTGCGACTCCGATCCCTCGGACTCTTCATATGGCTTTGACCGGGATCAGAGAACTTTCTATTATCGCAACTCCTCCTAAGAATAGACAAAGTGTGGAAACATATGTGATTGAAGAGGACGAAGAAGTCCTAAGAGATGCAATTCGCACTGAACTTGCTAGAGAAGGACAAGTGTTCTATCTTTATAATAGAGTTGAATCCATTGAACAAGAGACTAAAAGATTAAACGAAATCGTACCGGAGGCTGCCATCGGAGTTCTTCACGGACAGATGACGGAAGACGAGATCGAAGAAACTCTTGTAGATTTTTACGCACGTAAATTTGATATTTTGGTCACAACTACCATCATTGAGTCCGGGATAGATATCCCAAATGTGAATACTCTGATCGTAAAAAGAGCGGATCTATTCGGACTTTCTCAGTTGTATCAGATCCGAGGCAGGGTTGGAAGAAGTGACCGTAAAGCATTTGCATATCTTCTTCTTCCTAAAGACAGGGTCGTGACTGAAGATGCAGAAAAACGTCTGAATACTATCTACGAATACCAGGAACTAGGTTCCGGATTCAAGGTTGCAATGCGCGACTTGGAAATCCGAGGCGCAGGAAATCTTTTAGGTAAAGAACAATCAGGCGATATCATGGAAGTTGGCTTCGATCTGTATGTTCAGATGTTAGAAGAAGCAATTGCAAGGATCAAAGGTGAAGAAGTCAAAATTGAAGTAAGGACCGCAATCAATTTGGATTCTAACTTCTTCATTCCTGAATCTTATATTCCTGACACAAGACAGAAAATAGAATTTTACAAACGATTCGAAGGCGCAAGAGATTTGGACGAAATAGAAGAAGTCACTCAGGAAATGACGGACCGTTTCGGTGAACCTCCTGAAGAGGCAAAAACTTTCTTAATGTTAGAAAAGATAAGGACCTTAGCATCTGTATTAGGATTTGAATCTGTATCTGAGTTAGGGGAGGAAATCCGCTTAAAATTAGGAACACATTTCTTAGGTAGTTATGACAAAATCGTAAACTTGATTTCGGCTCGGATGGGTCTTACCATGAATCCAAGAGAACCAAATGTTCTTTTATATGTTCCCGGGAAAGCTAACCAAAAAGACAAACTTGTGAAACTTGTGTACTTCTTAACGGAAATGTTACCCGACAAAAAGTAA
- a CDS encoding lipoprotein LipL31: MKRLYISLTLLLSFFSFAYCGDGTPVIESIDGNKLTTAGFESAFDTALDTLSRTQNIEKKNVIKFLTEEESKVPQSFLQLRNEFRKRKFFDRYHEMMVVKAAADKSGFSKRTDIKEILKFQEMQLIYGMYVAEQIESRIKITEQELNQGCQELRTKYKQAESLTLEQCYDAARAQIKGRKSEEVYKSVLDRIKETVAIKHNDKFDLEKYLDKEFSFPELSKEEAPKAEETKAPEATAPTPEPEATK, translated from the coding sequence ATGAAACGGCTATATATTTCCCTCACTTTACTCTTATCTTTTTTCTCTTTTGCATATTGCGGAGATGGGACTCCGGTCATCGAGTCTATCGACGGCAATAAGTTAACTACTGCCGGTTTTGAAAGCGCTTTTGATACAGCTCTGGATACTTTGAGCCGCACTCAAAACATCGAAAAAAAGAACGTCATTAAATTTTTAACAGAAGAAGAAAGCAAAGTTCCTCAAAGTTTCTTACAACTCAGAAACGAATTTAGAAAAAGAAAGTTTTTTGATCGTTATCATGAGATGATGGTCGTTAAAGCTGCTGCTGACAAAAGTGGTTTCAGCAAAAGAACTGATATTAAAGAAATCTTAAAGTTCCAAGAGATGCAGTTGATCTACGGAATGTATGTCGCTGAACAGATCGAATCTAGAATTAAGATCACTGAGCAAGAGTTAAACCAAGGTTGCCAAGAGCTTCGCACTAAATACAAACAAGCTGAGTCTTTAACTCTAGAGCAGTGTTATGATGCGGCACGAGCTCAGATCAAAGGCAGAAAATCAGAAGAAGTTTATAAATCTGTTCTGGATAGAATTAAAGAAACTGTCGCTATCAAACATAACGATAAGTTCGATCTTGAAAAATATCTAGATAAAGAATTTAGCTTCCCTGAATTAAGTAAAGAAGAAGCTCCTAAAGCTGAGGAGACCAAAGCTCCTGAGGCAACTGCTCCTACACCGGAGCCAGAAGCTACTAAGTAA